The genome window CCCCTTCCCCTGGCTATACCCGGCACACGCGTCGGCAGCGGCGGCCGCGGCCGCAGCAGCCGCTTTTCCCGGCTTGTCTGCGCACTTTGGAGCCTCTTCCCAGTCCAAGGACTCCCACTGTCCGGACAGCGACGAGTCACACGAAGCTGAGACAGGCTCACCTGAGGAGCGCGAGGAAAGTCCCGCGAGTGACGACGGAGAGGGTGACGTAGCTGAAACGTTGCAGGAGAGCCAGAGCAGCCCACATGATCAGTTTCCTGCCTGTCAAACGAGCTAAtttgtctgtgttacctttCCGTGCATTCTGCTGAGgagtttatgtttttctttttttcttttttttaattaggcGAGTTATAAAACGAGGTTTCACAGAACAGTTTCTCATGTACAATATCTTGGCGGAAACAGGGGACAGTTGTGACAGCGCGTGCCTTTTGCACTTATGCTAGTTTAATCAACCTAAATGATTATCGACAATGATTGACATTAATACACGGCTGTGTTGTGCTGGAGTTAGTTTTATATCCTCtttgataaaacattttgaaatggCAGCATTGGTGCCAAAACTTTGAGTACAGTGCGCAATGTCCCAATCAGCGAGTCTCTTTGGATGTATGAAGTTAACCGACCTCTGCCAAGGTTGTTAACGGCTTGGCTGACTTTGACTGTAAATATTATTACCTGGAAGACAGTCTGATTCATGAACATGTAAATGTGCACTAAACGGGCATATAAAAGAAGTGGTCCTGGAAGTGTCACGCCCTCAGTACCTCATCCCCCAACTTTGCATGGGTAGGCTGATTGAGAAGAATTGAATGGGACACCCCCccttccaacacacacatctccatcaTTAACAActaatacaaaaacaacaaataaaaaaaatctactttaaCAAGTACACTTTGATAATGTTGAAATTATGGGAGAGGTATTACACCTGATTGACCTCAACTCATTTTTACAGATCTGAGTTTACTCTGGTTTCCTTTACCTGTTTGTTCttgtgaggaaagaaaaaaaaaaacaatcagtgaAATCATTCATGATAatggacagaagaagaagaaaccctTCATTCATAAGGGGCTGCTTGACCAGCATATTGTACGTCCCCCTGAATGAAGCATTTCAGCACAGAGATGCAGTGACCTCCTGTACCTCCAGGAAACATTGTAGGATAGCACCTTATAGATCTTTGATATTGAATGTACCTGTATTTTCCCAGCTGTTAAAGTTTGTATGTAGGATGATCTTTACTCTTTCAGACGTAAAGTgcactttttctgcttttaccCCCCAACGGTCGCctcatcattttaaaaagtctaTCACTGTACTTCTCTTTAAACCCTTTTCTTGTGTTGAGCTGTcttgagagagaaaaaactgatttcattttagaagagagagcagagacaccACATGCTTTGTGATGATTTCATGCAGTAAAGCAGTAATTAAGTAACTGACCCGactgaacaaaacacagcttatttgtgtctctttcaggGCAAAATGATTCAAATCATAATGGGATTTGAAAAGCCTGCGACCCACCACCCACCAGACTATCCTCAACTCTGTGTTATATGCTATCATGATGTAAAACCTTGCTTTTCAAATATCTGACAAAGGTGGGAAAGAAGATGTGGTCATGTGACCATCAGTTATGATCATTGCCGTTTTAGGAAGTTTAACTTAATCTTGGCCTGTTTTCTAAGAGATTAATTCCTGCAAGTGTAGTGTTGTTCAGCTTTTTTAAGTTTCACATGTGACTGAATAAACAGATgattttcattgtattttgcATACATGACATTGCTTTTGTAGTCTTCTTCAGCTGGTTTTGCCTCAAATCTGTTATCAAACTGTTATATAAAGTGGCATGTGCGTCTGTAAATAGGTATTTGTGAATATACCATAAAGTATACATGTCTATGTCAATGTTGTAGAAGtctatggattttttttaaagatttaactGAGCAACTGTTGCACATTTCGTTAATGCTTTACACATATGctgttctaaattattgctgagttgtaaaataaatatcaaaACTAAACTCTGCAGGCTTCTTCTTATTTAACACAAATTCCACTCcagcaaataaatgcatatGTAATATTTAGGTCCtgggaaacaacacacactgtaagaCACTGAATTCAGAGTACAGAAACAAGACTGGAAACCCAGCAGATGAAAAGTATTGTTACTAAGACCCTAATCAGCTGACAGGTCGCAGCAGAGGAATGTACAGTAAGCCAAGGCTTTAAACAAATGTCATGTGATAAAAGGATGATGAAGTGAGATTACCCTCAGTCTGTGCAGGCTGATGAAAAACAAGGGGCCTCCTCCCAACCTGTCAAAAGCTTTAAGCAGGATCAAACCCACTGTCGCTGCCATTAGCTGGCTTACAgcaatattattttaatatttctgaaTAATTGTAGCCGTCTTGAAACTCCAGCGTCTGGCCTCATGCTTTGTAGTGATCCTGGCAACAATGAAGTCCAATTACTGCCAACTTATGCCTCTCAGGGTTTTTTAAGATCTTGCCTTCAAGTGCAGACCTTTCTTCAAAACAAAGGCCTCCATTTCCACCAAGTCTATCAAACTTTTTCTGTCTGAGCTCAAGTTACAGTAAGAGTCTGTCTGCGTCTTCATCcaccagagagagaaactttgaAAGTTTAAGCAAATGCATCTTTGCCCTTATTTTACCAGATCCTCTCATTGACCTGCAGTGAAGTAGCATTTTAATTAATTGCATGAATATGCATTTTACACACTGTCAACATTTCTTATAATTTCATTCTTGTGCGGGGAAAAAAGTGGCTTTCCCTTTATTGTCTCCCAGCCATGTTGTGCCCATGTGTGTACCATTACTGAGTAAAGGTCTCCATCTACTGGTGAAACGCTTGAAAAACATCCatagcacatactgtacagtacaggtTCCCTATCGTCTGCATCCACAGGCAAATAGCTACATGCAGTTACCACAAGCACCTGTTGCAGGGCATCTAAATTTTGTCAGATGGTTTATTGAATCATGCAATCCATGTCATATCAGCAGCCGGTTACAGCCATACATCTGTCAACACTTTGCAGTTTAATATTAaggcaggaaaataaaataaaaacaggttaTGTACAGTTGACATCTTACAGTTCTCTAGAACATATACGGTTGTAAACAGTGACCACAGCTACGTCTCATCCAAGGGTGGAAAATGCACACAAGTGGTTtcttaaagggaaaatccaccCAAATATTAATATACAAACAGGTCTTTCCTTTAACTGAagtgcagagagacacactgtaGTGACgatgtgttttgctgtgtgtttgtagataCTGAATGTTACTGGGTCTTCTTCTGTATTACATCAACTATTTAGTCCTGGGTGACAGTACTGATCTCAACCGGTGACTACGGTATTACAGTATGTGTTGCATGATGAAATACAGTAAATCAGATTACATGTGAATGCTTTTTACATCATATTGTATTATCATGACAATAATACAGTAGCAAAGTGGAAAGCACTATCAGCGATGTTCTTTCCATTGACATTTCTACAAAATAGTGACAGATAAAATAATTATAGTTTCCTCTTTGTTGCTGCGCTATTGcctgttctctctgtgcagcaaTGTGGCACTAATACAGCGACGTTTGATCTAAATCGACTACGATCATTGCTTCAATGTCTCTACTGAAGGTTCACTCTACATTATTTGAATACACCAACTGTGGAATGAACATAAGGCACTTGTGATTAGCAGCTGAACTACAACCTAAGAGGGGCTTCATACCTTGGCTATTCtgactctacacacacacacacacctctgactcactcacactctcacacacactgtagctaTCCATTGTATTATTACATGCCACCAGTTTTAGACTCAGCTAATTGATTTACTGTACTGCGGGTGCTGTGCACATCCAGATATGGCTATATTAACAACACAATCATGCAACAAGACCAGCTAATCTTTGGCCACCGATCCttacagaaaaacaagcataaTACATTTTGGCAAAAATATACTGTGTactcatcttaaaaaaaaaaaaaaaaaaaaaaagcttaagaGGATAATTAACACTGGTTCATTGTGCAGATATTACTGCGGTAATGAGGGCACTCTGTTTTTGTAACTGTGAATGCACAGCTTTGtaataaaatagaataattcactaaataaagctgaaaagtaagaaaacatatttacagtaaGCCATCATTTTGGTACGTACAGACAGTAACATTCTTCAGTAACAAAACCATTAACTATTTGTGCATAGTTTGAACAAGAACAGACAACCAGAGCTACAGGAATAAATTTTGATATGCAACATGATTCTAGACAATTTTACTATAGACACAAGTGGATCCTTCATTACTTATATAAGAACAAGGTAAAACGTTTTCACTGCAGAAATTACATATGACTTTAGAGATACAGTTCATAGATTCACATACCAAGATTCTCAAGAATACTGTTCAAAAGGCAATAGTTTTGAATCATGATGCTAGTGAGTGACAATACAAATCATTCAGCAGGTACTAAAGTGAGAGTAAAAGTACATTTAGTGGATATGTTTATAAAGGAGGTCAAGAACAGCCTAATGTTTAGAAAGTTCTAATGTGTTCTGAGACTGTGCACCATGACACTCAGTGCTGCTGCCATTCGTTTTTCCTTCATGCCATCGCTTCTATACTTTCATCCCACCAAGTGCTCCATGACTGCTGGTTAAAGTTCAACATCGTTCCTTCACATCTGAGCCTTCACATTCAAGTTTGCCTTCATCTGACTGAGACAACAGTGCATAGTAATGTGCTACTGAGGTATCCTGTACAAAGATATCCACTTACAAATGTGTTCTCGGGTGAAAGGGGCTCTGGGTCCACCCCCAATCACACATAGATCCCCTCTGGGTTCAGGCCAGAAGTGAGAGGGCTGTGAAGGACCCGTAGGTGACTGGACATCTGGTGTGACGACACGGGGCGCTTCAGGGAGCCAGTCAGGGGAACTGAATTTGagaatgaaaatgcacaaaagaaagaaaatttgaAACATAATCTAACTTCCAAATGGTGCTGAAAATCTATActattattgatttattgattttcatattttacttaAATTGATAACAAATACCACTAACTTACCTGATTAAAAATACCAATAATACAGAGCACTGTTTTGCTATGATATCTCTGCTATGGtgccaccagggggcagtaCTGAGCTGTGCAGACATTCTGCAGATGCAGTGAATTTTATGGCCAGGCACTGAGGCCCTTGCTGATTTTTCACACAAGAACAGGAAGGTTACCAGAAGGACATGAACGCTCAATTAATTCCCTTTCATATGTGAAATACTTTATCGTCAAGTTTAATAAAGAGATCAACGCAATGACGTGCCTAACAGGCCACCAGAAACACCTCAGGGCGTCTGGGGAGGACAGATATTCAAGTTGAGATTGTGTTAATTGTTTGCTTAATTAAGCTGAACTTCTCAAATTGAACTTGAAatccaaaacacaacatttacaaaCTTTCAATGTGATTTTTTCTTCACAAACTCATGTTAATAAAGGAAGACCAAAACCCTTTTCTTAAGGCGGTGGGCAGACTAAAATGTTTAACTGAATGTTCATGCTTGTACATTTGGATTCATATATTCATTTCTTATCTTTTACATTTCTGATTTCTGCCCATAAACTTAGTTTTATCCAGCTCATTGCTTCCAGGCTTCATTTGACAAGCTGCTGGTTACACATGATGCTCGAGTCTCATCTCAAACGTCCTAAAAGTCAATCTTAACTTCTATATTTCCCTGATTACGCTGTTACTGTGAAGTTTTTGATAAGCAGCTGATGGATGATGGGGATGGCCTTTGTTAGACAGCTCTCCCATTATTCACATCTCTTTTATGTTTATGTATCAGCTCTTTGCTCGTCTCCTGCAGGGTGACAGAGCTCTGGTCCAGTGAGCCCATCACAGAAACTGCTGAGCATGTGATAGAGGGACAGCGTGATGGAAGGAACGAGGCGCAGACAGAGAAAGTAGGGTGAATGAATGGCGCCAGCTCTGCCCGTATCCAGGCTGCTGTTGGCATGGAGACTGTAATTGCCACTGGAGTGGGTAAAAACTAATACTATACTCTATACTACCCTCGCCCACTCcccattttctttctctcacacactggaACACTAAAGCTGCGTTTCCGCTGTATGGTTGGCCCGGCTGTGCTGAACTCATTTGGTACAGGGTGTTCGATTTCGTCTTCCACTGCAGATAGCAGCTCCTCAACATAGGCCGCATTCTCAGCTGATTGTCACGGCGAGGTGACGTGAAACTACTGTGACGTCATCTTCAACGcgacacaaagacagaaacgaTGGAGGATATCAAAGGTTGGCATCGAAGGACGGCTGTTTGTTTCAGCAAGAAGACAAACTTTGTTTCGGATAATGCTGATGAGTGCAGACGAAAAGACTATTTTGGTTGCTCCATGACGCACAAGAGACGATTCTACTGACAATTCTCTGACCAATAGGAAAGTCTGCTTTGTTTTACCTCCACCGTTTAGTATTGGCTGAGCTCGCTTGGGACCTTGACTGAGGtgatactaaaaaaaaaaaaaacaactaccAGGTACTATCCATAAGTTTTGACaaagtaaaaccaaaaaacagTGAGCGGAGTCGAGCCGAGCAGACCTGAGCCGTACCAGTGGAAACATGGCATAAGGCAGGTAATTTACTCTCAACACACTGTCAATACATGAGGTGGAAAAATATCTAAGTGCTGTGATGGAGCAGAATGACTTCACTAATGCACAGACTCAAAAGACAAACTGCACTTCAGTGAAAGTAAGtcatgtgtttcctgtgtgaacAGCAACCAAAGAGCAACATTTATCCTCTCAGCATGTACTCTGACATACAATTAACTTAATTCCAGACCCGTTCAGATCAGTCAGACTTGGCTGAACCCTGTGTCACAGACCACATACTGTACCTACAAGGTCAGTTCCCAACATATCATTCATGTCGACAGGCACAGACACCTGCAGGTTAACGACTTTAAATTTCATTacaccattattattattatttgaagcATGTCCTGGGGCATGAGTTACACCTTTAACTCTAAATGATATTCCCCAAGAGAGATAAAATCCACCCATTTGATGTTCATAACAAAAAGATATTAACTTTACCGTGACTGCTGTGGGTACTCTCATCCTCGGAGGGTTCAGCCGGCAGCACTGTGACCTTGGTGCCGGTCTGCTTGATGAACTGCTGCAGGTTAACCTGCCTCAGCTCCTTGGTCAGCTGCTCCAGCTCGTGCTGCATGTCCTTCAACGAAACAGCATCGCAGAGTGATTCTTCAGGAAACATGAACGCATCACCAGCAGCTTGAAACTGACTAAACATCTACAGGTACAGATTATATGAGACTGTGTTTACCCTGTCATCCAACAAGCTAATACAAACAAAGCACATGAACACGATCATTCTGTATTTATCCACATTTTGTTTAACTAAGTGACACCCTCTTCTACCAGTGATGTAAATGAGACACAGATTGACTGACATTCAGAGTCCTGACTAAAGTACACTGTCATTACTCAAGGTCACCTTTATTAACCCACTTCTTACATTGTTACATTGAAAACCCATTTAGCGTTCCAACTGAAACTCACACCAGAGTGCACCACATTTTCCATGAAGCAAACAAAtcagacacacatttctgaaaatatcCTGTATATATAAGCACtatttaataaagaaaaaacatttctgttatCTTGTTTTTATGATATTCTACTGCTTCTAGACTGCCTGATACTCAAGAGTACCTCACCGATGTTGCATGAATATCATGATTTAGCATCATTGTGGACATAGGGGATTAAAAATGATGCAACATAACCAGagatatcatcttttttattcaaTACATTCCacttccttgtcaaaacctgatACCTACATTGGTCACAATGCAACTTAGATTCGGGTGTGTTATGCTACTAGCAGCTCAGTTACCCTCAAGCAAAGAAGAGAAGCGGCCTACACATCCATGGCAAGCTCACGTCTTTCTAACTACAAATCCAaagatttgtttcattttcaaactttcaGTCGTCAGGTCCAACCAGCCACAAAAAGGCTTTATTCACCCCTTTTAACATGTTAAAGATTTCCCAAGATCTGTAAACAGACGataagtaaaaaagaaaaaacccacaACCACAGGGCAGGATTCAGCATCACGCTGAGGGACgattcagctgcacagatgtttcaATACATTCTTACTGATGGATGGTCTGCCTTGCCACTACATCATCCTGCAGCacttaaaaaaagcaaacaaaaacacttcagtggtgaagaaaaataaacattcatgCATATGTCTCACCTGCAGTTTCTTGCTGCTTTGTCCAAGTGACCTgtccacagctctgcagctgctctccaGCTGGACAGCCTGTCTCTCCTGGGCTTTCAGTTCTGCTTTGACCCTGAGGACCTGAGCCCGGGCCTCCGCCTCACTGACCCACTGGGTCTCCTGCCGCTCCCTCTGCAGCCGCTCCTCTTCCAGGCCGGCCTCCACACCCTGgtgggacagagacagacggatatggaaaaagaaggaaaccACCTGCTATAAACATCATGAGACACATTGGTAACATGACCATGGCATTCTTATTTGATTCTTAGCTGATTATTTTGATCTTTTACCACAACTATTAGATATTCAAATTCAGGTATTTTATTCAATATCCCAAAAATCTCCCACACATAGCACACCTGTACCATTGCCAGCTTTTCTTCTATGTCCAGTTCACAGCCCTGCAGGCGTCCTCGTAGCTCCTGCAGTCTTTCCTCCagctgtctctcactctctatTTCAATCTGCAGCTCCGTGGCCCAaaactcttcttcctccatctccactTCGTTCTTCCTCACATACTTTTCCAGCCTAAGGATCTCCTCTATTagccctccacctccacctgggTCCCCAGTGCACCCTCCACCTCGCCCCCCTCGCCCCTCAGCCCAGGCCTGCAGCTCAGCCTCATAGgcctccagcttcttctccagCACATTGAgagtctctctctgcagaccgACCAGTCTGACCAAATCTTCCATACGACAGGCCCACAGGCCGGGCGATGCCGTCCCAATGGCTGGTCCTGCATGGTGGTGATTTCCACTGTTTCCCAGGAGGAGTCTTCTTTTAGCCTCAGCCTCGCCTATTCGGCCTCCGCTCAGTATCTCCCTAAGGCCTCTGGGTGCACCGGTGAACGTAAGAGACTTGCGGCGTGGCTCACGGCGGCGGAGGGAGCGATCGTTGGGGTGACGAAGCTTTGCAAGGGGAGGGAGGCTCTGCCGATGAAGCCCGCGTTCAGGCCCTCTGAGAGGGGGTCCTTCTGAGGGGGGTCTTTCAGTCAGGGAGGGGCCGGTGCGATGCAGGATCAGCTGAACGTCACCGGCGTACTGGCCCCAGGTGTTCAGAGAGGCCACAGGGCTCTCGTGGGGGGCTAGGTGACGCTCGGTGTCTCGCCATTTCTCTACCAGAGTGTATCTCCCAGTGCGACCTGCAAACACCAAAAGAGAGCAACACACTTAGAAAAAACAGGACTTGTAACACATTTTTATGCTTGTAGATGGTCACGCCAAACTGCAAGGATTTTGACTTTCAATTAAAGCTTCTTTAAAGGACAAGTGCGggggatttagtggcatctagctgTGAGGATGCAGAGTACAACCATTTGAACAccccctcgcctcaccctctagtacaggcatgtcaaactgattccataacgggccatgtggctgcaggttttcattctaaggaggagcacaccaggctggtgtcaattaatcagctgatctcagtcttcagctgataactaagtgatcccttgatgttgattggttggcctggtgtgctcgTCCTAGGTtggaataaaaacctgcagccacacgaccctttatggaatcagtttgacaagCCTGCTCTAGTGGCTGCATTACATGTGAGAGgcttgtttggtttggtttgtccattctgggctactgtagaaacatggcggtgcaacatggcagactctgcggaagaggacctgctcccaCTGTACATagaagagctcattctaaggcaaaaaaaacacaacaattcctATTTTTAGGTGATTCCACActgatgaaaaaatatttataaatatcATGTTTCATTTATGCCAGAACATGCCCCTAAATCTTATGCCGCTTTTTTGAACACTAAGATGCAGAAAGATTCCAAAATCAACTCACAGAAATGCTGCCATGACATACTGCTGAGATAACGTGAGCAAACAACTGTCTTCTTACACATTTGGCAGACACAGCGCAACATTATCATCCTGTTGGAGTCGCGTTTCCGGCCAACTAACGATTGAAAAGTTTCAATTTCAATCAGCTCGTGTGAGAGTGGTTTCTGAAGAGAGCTCACTGTGGTTTTATGAGTGAGATGAAAGCCTTGAGTCTTGACCATACAGTAGAAATCGCAGGCTGGAAAACTGAACAAtcagctaaaagaggctaaaagctGCACAGATCTGCAGCGCTGGGTGTTTCTCAGCTGGGTTCGATAATATGCGCAACCCTCTCATATTAAATTTGATTGTAAGAAATAAATTCCTTAATGCTGTTTAGACAGAACAACACTTGTAGTAGTGCGTAGACAGAAACACTTGTAAAACGCCAAAGTACTAAATCAGCATTGATGTCTGATCAGTCTACGTGGTGAGTATGTTTTTAATGGAAGAAAAGGCAGAGGAAGGGGCTCAGAAACGCTGCTTTCTCAGTTTGGCAGGAGACTGAGGGATGAGTCAGACTTTCCCTCCTTCTACCCTGCGCTTTGTGGGAAGTGATGTCAATACAGCCTGTTCGAGTGCCCCCGTTCCTGAAGGAGCCATATGGGAAGGGGAGGGCGGGGGGTTGCTTAGATCCAAGAAAGTACCAGTAAAGCCTCCATGTATGACCCGCTGTACCTCAGCAGGAGCTCAACATGTGGGCAGGAGGCTTGTTTACTTCACATGGACTTCTTCTTAGGTGACAAAAGGCAATTTGGCATTTTGGAGAGCCTTCTTCTCTGATTACAGTGGGCTGATGAATGCTTAACAACACACTCAATGAAAggtttttaactgtttttgtaCTTAGAAACTGTCAGAGTGTGAGGGAAACTGTCAAGGTTTATCAGAGTACAAAAGTGAAAACCATTTCGGCTAGCAAAGAACCTGTGAGGCATTCAACTGAAGTCATTAGTTCAAGAGGACAGCAGTCTGTCCTCTTGAACTAATGACTTGGAGATGGAGGCGTAGCTAACACGGAAGCATGACACAGTCAGATCCACCTGTAACTATCATGAGGCAGATTTTCTCCATGCACACAGGAGCACACGGGGGATTACCGTTGGCACACACGAGCTGCCTGAATTTCACTGGTTTCAATTATGTCAACAGCCTGGATTGTCTGCACCCTTTTCTAACTAATTGGATTGGCTGAATCTCACCAGCACGTCAATCCAGAAGCAACAAGACTGAGAATAACAAAGTGGCAAAAGTGGCTTTATATCAGGAATTCAGCAAGGCTTCATCTTTTCATGTTCCCCCTGAATCCAACCAGGATGTGTGTCTAATATCAGTGGTGAAACTCAACCGACATACCAGAAGAATACCACCTTTGGGTTCACATGTACACTACACCGTTGACCAACAACAAATATTGCTTATTGTTAACAGCTAGCTACCAGTGCTACCAGTTTAATGGACATTCAAATTTCactgcaagaggataaatagAACTCAGCAGAAAGTTCTCTCAGGTCTGTTTGTatctcaggtgtgtgtatgtgcgtgtgtgtgtttaatcatagAAAACGATCTACCTATGGCCTGAGCCAAAGCAATCACCACTTCCTGGCAGGTGGTTGCCTCGGTGACGC of Chelmon rostratus isolate fCheRos1 chromosome 6, fCheRos1.pri, whole genome shotgun sequence contains these proteins:
- the LOC121608110 gene encoding ras association domain-containing protein 8 isoform X1 produces the protein MELKVWVDGVQRVVCGVTEATTCQEVVIALAQAIGRTGRYTLVEKWRDTERHLAPHESPVASLNTWGQYAGDVQLILHRTGPSLTERPPSEGPPLRGPERGLHRQSLPPLAKLRHPNDRSLRRREPRRKSLTFTGAPRGLREILSGGRIGEAEAKRRLLLGNSGNHHHAGPAIGTASPGLWACRMEDLVRLVGLQRETLNVLEKKLEAYEAELQAWAEGRGGRGGGCTGDPGGGGGLIEEILRLEKYVRKNEVEMEEEEFWATELQIEIESERQLEERLQELRGRLQGCELDIEEKLAMVQGVEAGLEEERLQRERQETQWVSEAEARAQVLRVKAELKAQERQAVQLESSCRAVDRSLGQSSKKLQDMQHELEQLTKELRQVNLQQFIKQTGTKVTVLPAEPSEDESTHSSHVPLTGSLKRPVSSHQMSSHLRVLHSPLTSGLNPEGIYV
- the LOC121608110 gene encoding ras association domain-containing protein 8 isoform X2, translating into MELKVWVDGVQRVVCGVTEATTCQEVVIALAQAIGRTGRYTLVEKWRDTERHLAPHESPVASLNTWGQYAGDVQLILHRTGPSLTERPPSEGPPLRGPERGLHRQSLPPLAKLRHPNDRSLRRREPRRKSLTFTGAPRGLREILSGGRIGEAEAKRRLLLGNSGNHHHAGPAIGTASPGLWACRMEDLVRLVGLQRETLNVLEKKLEAYEAELQAWAEGRGGRGGGCTGDPGGGGGLIEEILRLEKYVRKNEVEMEEEEFWATELQIEIESERQLEERLQELRGRLQGCELDIEEKLAMGVEAGLEEERLQRERQETQWVSEAEARAQVLRVKAELKAQERQAVQLESSCRAVDRSLGQSSKKLQDMQHELEQLTKELRQVNLQQFIKQTGTKVTVLPAEPSEDESTHSSHVPLTGSLKRPVSSHQMSSHLRVLHSPLTSGLNPEGIYV